Proteins from a single region of Streptococcus mitis:
- a CDS encoding alpha/beta hydrolase, with amino-acid sequence MKIYFIGGLGSNVYHSKDFLQELDSQVYFLNPYEDHLRDETELKSWFKKSIEEEESICLIGHSLGGDLARYLASEFYEVTKLILLDGGYLDLDKILPLDTELEETKNYIESQVISDLNLLISKEKSEANHWSENMEKAVRQSYHWSSEYNRYELSINYENIEVILSLRRKIQAFKREVGDTLFISPCYSNGATWREEALKELPDYFDTIFLENVSHEVYTEAPKEIASMINEWLDYSQ; translated from the coding sequence ATGAAAATATATTTTATTGGCGGTTTGGGAAGCAATGTCTATCATAGCAAGGATTTTCTTCAAGAACTAGATTCGCAGGTTTATTTTCTAAATCCATATGAAGATCATCTTCGAGATGAGACAGAATTGAAATCATGGTTTAAAAAATCGATAGAAGAGGAAGAATCTATTTGTCTGATAGGCCATTCTCTTGGAGGAGATTTGGCGCGTTATCTTGCATCGGAATTTTATGAAGTGACAAAACTGATTCTTTTGGATGGTGGCTATCTAGATTTAGATAAGATTTTACCTTTAGATACAGAGTTAGAGGAAACTAAAAACTATATTGAATCTCAAGTCATTTCGGACTTAAATCTTCTTATTTCTAAAGAAAAATCCGAAGCAAATCATTGGTCAGAAAATATGGAGAAAGCCGTAAGACAGTCCTATCACTGGAGTTCTGAGTATAATAGATATGAGTTATCTATAAATTATGAAAATATAGAAGTGATACTCAGCCTACGGAGGAAAATACAAGCTTTTAAAAGAGAAGTGGGAGATACCTTGTTTATCAGTCCTTGCTATTCCAATGGAGCTACATGGAGAGAGGAAGCCTTAAAAGAATTGCCAGACTATTTTGATACTATTTTTCTAGAGAACGTTAGCCATGAAGTTTATACTGAAGCACCCAAAGAAATCGCTAGTATGATTAATGAGTGGCTCGATTATTCTCAATGA
- the aguB gene encoding N-carbamoylputrescine amidase gives MRNVRVAAIQMQCAKDVATNIQTAERLVRQAAEQGAQIILLPELFERPYFCQERQYDYYQHAQSVTDNTAIQHFKTIAKELKVVLPISFYEKDGNVLYNSIAVIDADGEVLGVYRKTHIPDDHYYQEKFYFTPGNTGFKVWDTRYAKIGIGICWDQWFPETARCLALNGAELLFYPTAIGSEPILDTDSCGHWQRTMQGHAAANIVPVIAANRYGLEEITPSEENGGQSSSLDFYGSSFMTDETGAILEQAERQEEAVLLATYDLDKGASERLNWGLFRDRRPEMYRRITD, from the coding sequence ATGAGAAATGTAAGAGTTGCAGCCATTCAGATGCAATGTGCCAAGGATGTGGCAACAAATATCCAAACCGCAGAGCGTTTAGTACGTCAGGCTGCAGAACAAGGCGCGCAAATCATTCTCTTACCCGAGTTGTTTGAACGTCCCTATTTCTGTCAGGAACGCCAGTATGACTACTACCAGCATGCCCAGTCGGTGACAGACAATACAGCTATTCAACATTTTAAAACCATTGCCAAGGAGCTAAAGGTCGTTTTACCAATCAGTTTCTATGAAAAAGATGGCAATGTCTTGTATAACTCTATTGCCGTTATTGATGCTGATGGGGAAGTGCTGGGCGTCTACCGAAAGACCCACATACCAGATGATCATTATTATCAAGAAAAATTCTATTTCACGCCTGGCAACACAGGTTTCAAGGTCTGGGATACTCGCTATGCCAAGATTGGGATCGGTATCTGTTGGGATCAATGGTTCCCTGAAACGGCCCGATGTCTTGCGTTAAATGGTGCTGAATTGCTCTTTTATCCTACAGCTATCGGTTCAGAGCCAATTTTGGATACGGATAGTTGTGGTCACTGGCAACGTACCATGCAAGGACACGCAGCAGCAAATATTGTTCCAGTTATTGCTGCCAATCGCTATGGTTTAGAAGAAATCACTCCTAGTGAGGAAAATGGTGGACAAAGTTCCAGTCTTGACTTCTACGGTTCATCCTTTATGACGGATGAAACAGGAGCTATTCTAGAGCAAGCTGAAAGACAAGAAGAAGCTGTTCTGTTAGCTACTTATGACCTAGACAAGGGAGCAAGCGAGCGCCTAAACTGGGGCTTGTTTCGAGATAGAAGACCCGAAATGTATCGACGTATTACGGACTAG
- a CDS encoding saccharopine dehydrogenase family protein, with translation MSRLLVIGCGGVAQVAISKICQDSETFTEIMIASRTKSKCDDLKAKLEGKTSTKIETAALDADKVEEVIALIESYKPEAVLNVALPYQDLTIMDACLATGVHYIDTANYEVEDTEDPEWRAIYEKRCKELGFTAYFDYSWQWAYQEKFKEAGLTALLGSGFDPGVTSVFSAYALKHYFDEIHYIDILDCNGGDHGYPFATNFNPEINLREVSAPGSYWEDGKWVEVEAMSIKREYDFPQVGQKDMYLLHHEEIESLAKNIPGVKRIRFFMTFGQSYLTHMKCLENVGLLRTDTIDFNGQDIVPIQFLKALLPDPASLGPRTVGKTNIGCIFTGVKDGVEKTIYIYNVCDHQECYAEVGSQAISYTTGVPAMIGTKLVMNGTWKQAGVYNLEELDPDPFMEALNEYGLPWVVVENPQMVD, from the coding sequence ATGAGTCGTTTATTAGTTATTGGATGTGGGGGCGTTGCCCAAGTTGCTATTTCAAAGATTTGTCAAGATAGCGAAACATTTACAGAAATTATGATCGCTAGCCGTACCAAATCAAAATGTGATGACTTGAAGGCTAAACTGGAAGGCAAAACAAGTACAAAGATTGAGACAGCTGCTCTTGATGCTGACAAGGTAGAAGAAGTGATTGCCCTGATTGAAAGCTATAAGCCAGAAGCTGTTTTGAACGTAGCTTTACCATATCAAGATTTAACAATTATGGACGCTTGTTTGGCGACAGGTGTTCACTATATTGATACAGCCAACTACGAAGTAGAAGACACAGAAGACCCTGAGTGGCGTGCTATCTATGAGAAACGTTGTAAGGAACTTGGTTTTACTGCCTACTTTGACTACTCATGGCAATGGGCTTATCAGGAGAAATTCAAAGAGGCAGGCTTAACCGCTCTACTTGGTTCTGGTTTTGACCCAGGTGTGACTAGTGTCTTTTCAGCCTATGCCCTCAAACACTACTTTGATGAAATCCATTATATCGACATTTTAGACTGTAATGGTGGTGACCACGGTTATCCATTTGCAACTAACTTTAACCCAGAAATCAATCTCCGTGAGGTTTCAGCACCAGGTTCTTACTGGGAAGATGGAAAATGGGTCGAAGTGGAAGCTATGTCTATCAAGCGCGAGTACGATTTCCCTCAAGTTGGACAAAAAGACATGTATCTCCTTCACCACGAAGAAATCGAATCATTGGCCAAAAATATTCCAGGTGTCAAACGGATTCGTTTCTTTATGACTTTTGGTCAATCTTACTTGACGCACATGAAATGTCTTGAAAATGTTGGACTCCTTCGTACGGATACTATTGATTTCAATGGTCAAGACATCGTTCCAATTCAATTCTTAAAAGCCTTACTTCCAGATCCTGCTAGCCTTGGCCCACGTACTGTAGGTAAAACCAATATCGGCTGTATCTTTACAGGTGTAAAAGATGGCGTTGAAAAGACCATCTATATCTATAATGTTTGCGACCATCAGGAATGTTACGCAGAGGTTGGTTCACAAGCAATTTCATATACAACAGGTGTTCCAGCCATGATTGGGACAAAATTAGTTATGAACGGTACTTGGAAACAAGCTGGAGTGTATAACCTTGAAGAGTTGGATCCAGATCCATTCATGGAAGCTTTGAATGAGTATGGTTTGCCATGGGTTGTGGTTGAAAATCCGCAAATGGTGGACTAA
- a CDS encoding response regulator transcription factor has translation MARILVIEDNSDIQEILRTLLTEEHEVIQAFSGTEGIMRFDQGGIELVLLDIMLPGKNGDQVLKAIREQSQIPVIMLTALSDKKLISQYLLDGANDYIVKPFDLDEVFARVTVQLRQSAEKQPVEIVITENMPQNLKNIQFDAESFEIKKSQETIRLAKKECLILQTLLKHPKKIFTKEELYELVWEDSYLPGDNTLNTHLSNLRKKLNQLDPNQEYIETIWGVGVRLKGDKQ, from the coding sequence ATGGCTAGGATATTGGTTATTGAAGACAATAGTGACATTCAAGAGATTTTGCGAACACTTCTTACTGAGGAGCATGAGGTGATTCAAGCCTTTTCAGGAACTGAAGGAATCATGCGTTTTGACCAAGGTGGGATTGAACTCGTTTTACTAGATATCATGCTTCCTGGGAAAAATGGGGATCAGGTTTTAAAAGCCATCAGGGAACAAAGTCAAATTCCAGTCATTATGCTAACGGCTTTGAGCGATAAGAAGTTAATCAGTCAATACCTCTTAGACGGTGCAAATGATTACATAGTCAAGCCTTTTGATTTGGACGAAGTCTTTGCCAGAGTTACTGTTCAACTACGCCAAAGTGCAGAAAAACAGCCTGTGGAAATAGTAATAACTGAAAATATGCCACAAAACTTGAAAAATATCCAGTTTGATGCAGAAAGTTTTGAAATCAAAAAAAGTCAGGAAACCATTCGCCTTGCCAAGAAAGAATGCTTGATTCTCCAAACTCTCCTTAAACACCCTAAGAAAATTTTCACCAAGGAAGAACTTTATGAATTGGTCTGGGAGGATAGCTACCTACCTGGAGATAATACTCTCAATACGCATTTGAGTAATCTTCGTAAAAAATTAAACCAGCTTGACCCAAATCAAGAATATATTGAAACCATCTGGGGAGTTGGGGTAAGATTAAAAGGAGACAAGCAATGA
- the aguA gene encoding agmatine deiminase, with protein sequence MMDSPKKLGYRMPAEYESHHGTLMIWPTRPGSWPFQGKAAKAAFSQIIKTIAEGERVYLLVEQDYLSEAQDYLGDSVIYLDIPTNDAWARDTGPTILLNDKREKLAVDWSFNAWGGAVDGLYQDYEDDDQVASRFAEALEMPVYDAKPFVLEGGAIHSDGQGTILVTESCLLSPGRNPHLNKEEIEKVLLESLGAKKIIWLPYGIYQDETNEHIDNVAAFVGPAEIVLAWTDDQNDPQYAMSKADLELLEQETDAKGRHFTIHKLPIPALHQVVTKEDLPGYIYEEGEEERYAGERLAASYVNFYIANKAVLVPQFQDVNDQVALDILSKCFPDRKVVGIPARDILLGGGNIHCITQQIPE encoded by the coding sequence ATGATGGACAGTCCCAAAAAATTAGGCTATCGTATGCCAGCAGAGTACGAATCACATCATGGTACCCTCATGATATGGCCGACTCGACCAGGTTCATGGCCTTTTCAAGGAAAAGCTGCTAAAGCAGCTTTTAGCCAGATTATCAAAACCATAGCAGAAGGGGAAAGAGTCTATCTTTTGGTGGAGCAAGACTATCTATCTGAAGCCCAAGACTACCTTGGAGATAGCGTTATTTATCTAGACATTCCCACCAATGATGCCTGGGCCCGTGATACAGGTCCGACTATTCTTCTTAATGATAAAAGGGAAAAGTTGGCAGTAGACTGGTCTTTCAATGCTTGGGGTGGTGCTGTTGATGGTCTCTACCAAGACTATGAAGATGATGACCAAGTAGCCAGTCGTTTTGCTGAGGCCTTGGAAATGCCTGTCTATGATGCCAAACCTTTTGTTCTGGAAGGTGGCGCGATACACAGCGATGGTCAAGGAACCATTCTCGTGACTGAAAGTTGTTTGCTCAGTCCTGGTCGAAATCCTCACCTGAATAAAGAAGAGATTGAAAAGGTCTTACTAGAGAGCCTTGGTGCCAAAAAAATCATTTGGTTGCCTTACGGTATTTATCAAGACGAGACAAATGAACACATTGATAATGTTGCTGCCTTTGTTGGTCCTGCAGAGATTGTTTTGGCTTGGACAGATGATCAAAACGATCCTCAGTATGCCATGTCAAAAGCAGATCTCGAACTCTTAGAACAAGAGACAGATGCAAAAGGTCGTCACTTCACCATTCATAAACTTCCAATTCCAGCGCTTCATCAAGTTGTAACCAAAGAGGATTTGCCAGGCTACATCTATGAAGAAGGAGAAGAAGAGCGATACGCAGGTGAACGACTAGCAGCTTCCTACGTAAACTTTTATATCGCCAATAAGGCTGTCCTTGTTCCCCAGTTTCAAGATGTCAATGACCAAGTAGCCTTAGATATTCTCAGTAAGTGTTTCCCAGACCGTAAAGTTGTCGGAATTCCAGCCAGAGATATTCTTTTAGGTGGTGGCAATATCCACTGTATCACCCAACAAATCCCAGAATAG
- a CDS encoding diacylglycerol/lipid kinase family protein, which produces MKKVMLIINPTSGGEKALDYKNKLENKAKDYFEHVETKITEKALDATNFASEASEEGYDAVLVFGGDGTVNEVISGIAEKDYVPKLGIIPGGTGNLITKLLEINQDIDGAIDELDFDLTNKIDIGKANDNYFGYIFSVGSLPEAIHNVGIEEKTKFGVLAYAFNTVKSVMTDQVFNIHVETENGNYSGEASHVLVLLTNYFADKKIFEENKDGYANILILKDASIFSKLSIIPDLLKGDVVENDNIEYIKARHIKISSDIELESDVDGDKSDNLPVEIKVLAQRVEVFSKPKEE; this is translated from the coding sequence ATGAAAAAAGTAATGTTAATTATCAACCCTACCTCTGGTGGGGAGAAGGCTTTGGATTACAAAAATAAGCTGGAGAATAAAGCCAAAGATTATTTTGAGCATGTGGAAACCAAAATCACCGAAAAAGCACTAGATGCGACTAACTTCGCTTCAGAAGCTTCAGAAGAAGGTTATGATGCTGTCCTTGTTTTTGGGGGAGACGGTACCGTCAATGAAGTTATTTCTGGTATTGCCGAAAAGGACTATGTTCCTAAGTTGGGTATTATACCTGGTGGGACTGGTAACCTCATTACAAAACTTTTGGAGATCAATCAAGACATCGATGGCGCTATTGATGAACTCGATTTTGATTTAACCAATAAGATTGATATCGGTAAAGCAAATGATAATTATTTTGGTTATATCTTTAGTGTTGGTTCACTTCCTGAAGCAATTCATAATGTTGGAATCGAAGAAAAAACCAAGTTTGGTGTTCTTGCCTATGCTTTTAATACCGTGAAGTCTGTTATGACAGATCAGGTCTTCAATATTCATGTCGAAACTGAAAATGGAAATTATAGTGGTGAGGCCAGCCACGTTTTGGTTCTTTTGACTAATTATTTTGCTGATAAAAAGATTTTTGAAGAGAACAAAGATGGTTATGCCAATATTTTGATTCTAAAAGATGCTTCAATCTTTTCAAAATTATCTATCATCCCTGACTTATTAAAAGGTGATGTTGTAGAAAATGACAACATTGAATATATAAAAGCTCGTCATATCAAAATTTCATCAGACATTGAACTAGAATCTGATGTTGACGGCGATAAATCGGATAACCTACCAGTTGAGATTAAAGTACTTGCTCAGCGTGTAGAAGTTTTTTCAAAACCAAAAGAGGAATAG
- a CDS encoding ADP-ribosylglycohydrolase family protein: MLGAIIGDVVGSVYEWNNLKTKDFPLFRKDCFFTDDTVMTCAVAEAIMNGGQKVDFIDAMKKYGRMYPNADYGARFNAWLNSDNREPYNSFGNGSAMRVSPCAWVMDCGFYARAATWPSSRRLASLSAEVTHNHPEGIKGAMATVDAIFLCRFYFGGYCREYEQPINDNHTECKRRIKDYIEKTYGYNLSQTLDEIRPNYRFNETCQETVPQAIIAFLESRDFEDAIRNAISLGGDSDTLAAITGSIAEAAYGIPDWINEKAYSYLDEPLKDVVMRWNNKVDIK; the protein is encoded by the coding sequence ATGCTAGGAGCAATTATTGGAGATGTTGTCGGTTCTGTTTACGAATGGAACAATCTCAAAACGAAGGACTTTCCTTTATTTCGGAAAGACTGCTTTTTTACAGATGACACGGTTATGACCTGTGCCGTTGCTGAAGCGATTATGAATGGGGGACAAAAAGTCGACTTCATTGACGCGATGAAGAAATATGGCAGAATGTATCCGAATGCTGATTACGGTGCTCGGTTTAATGCATGGCTAAACAGCGATAACCGTGAGCCTTATAATAGCTTTGGGAATGGATCAGCTATGCGTGTTTCTCCATGTGCTTGGGTCATGGACTGTGGTTTTTATGCGAGAGCTGCTACGTGGCCATCATCTAGAAGACTTGCGAGTCTTTCTGCAGAGGTAACCCATAATCATCCCGAAGGTATAAAAGGCGCTATGGCTACAGTTGATGCTATCTTTCTGTGTCGTTTTTACTTTGGTGGTTATTGTAGAGAATACGAGCAACCAATTAATGACAATCACACAGAATGTAAAAGACGAATTAAGGATTATATAGAGAAGACATACGGCTACAATCTATCTCAAACTTTAGATGAAATCCGTCCTAACTATCGTTTTAACGAAACATGTCAGGAAACTGTCCCTCAAGCCATTATTGCCTTTCTTGAAAGTAGGGACTTCGAAGATGCGATAAGAAATGCCATCTCACTTGGTGGCGATAGTGATACACTTGCTGCAATAACTGGTAGCATTGCAGAGGCAGCTTATGGTATTCCTGATTGGATAAACGAAAAGGCCTATTCTTACTTGGATGAACCCTTAAAGGATGTAGTTATGCGATGGAATAATAAGGTTGATATAAAATAA
- the speE gene encoding polyamine aminopropyltransferase: MDLWFSEVHTPDVKLSLRTAKQLYAGKSEWQDIEVLDTPAFGKILILNGHVLFSDADDFVYNEMTVHVPMAVHPNPKKVLVIGGGDGGVAQVLTLYPELEQIDIVEPDEMLVEVCREYFPDFAAGLDDPRVTIYYQNGLRFLRNCEDDYDIIINDATDPFGHTEGLFTKEFYGNSYRALKDDGIMIYQHGSPFFDEDESACRSMHRKVNQAFPISRVYQAHIPTSPAGYWLFGFASKKYHPVKDFDKEGWKKRQLFTEYYTANLHVGAFMLPKYVEDILEEEEGKK; the protein is encoded by the coding sequence ATGGATTTATGGTTTTCTGAAGTTCATACTCCAGATGTCAAATTGTCCCTGAGAACAGCCAAGCAACTCTACGCTGGTAAAAGTGAATGGCAGGATATCGAAGTCTTGGATACACCAGCTTTTGGAAAGATTTTGATTTTAAATGGGCACGTCTTGTTCTCAGATGCGGATGATTTTGTCTACAATGAAATGACCGTCCACGTTCCCATGGCTGTCCACCCAAATCCCAAGAAAGTCTTGGTTATTGGGGGTGGTGACGGTGGTGTTGCCCAAGTATTAACACTCTATCCTGAACTGGAGCAAATCGATATTGTGGAACCAGATGAGATGTTGGTTGAGGTCTGTCGTGAGTATTTCCCAGATTTTGCCGCAGGGCTAGACGATCCTCGTGTTACCATTTACTACCAAAATGGGCTACGCTTTTTGCGAAACTGTGAAGATGACTATGATATTATCATCAACGATGCGACAGATCCCTTTGGCCATACGGAAGGGTTATTTACCAAGGAATTTTACGGTAATAGCTATCGAGCTCTTAAAGATGACGGCATCATGATTTACCAGCATGGTAGTCCCTTCTTTGACGAGGATGAGTCGGCTTGCCGAAGCATGCACCGCAAGGTCAATCAAGCCTTTCCAATTAGTCGGGTTTATCAGGCCCATATACCAACCAGCCCAGCTGGCTATTGGTTGTTTGGATTTGCATCGAAAAAATACCACCCTGTCAAAGATTTTGACAAGGAAGGCTGGAAAAAACGCCAGCTTTTCACAGAATACTACACTGCAAACTTACACGTGGGAGCTTTTATGTTACCCAAGTATGTAGAAGACATTTTAGAAGAAGAGGAAGGAAAAAAATGA
- the nspC gene encoding carboxynorspermidine decarboxylase has translation MKLEQVPTPAYVIDLAKLEANCRILQYVQEEAGCKVLLAQKAYSLYKTYPLISKYLSGTTASGLYETKLAREEFPGEVHVFAPAFKDADLEELLEITDHIVFNSERQLRKHGPRCREAGVSVGLRLNPLCSTQGDHALYDPCAPGSRFGVTLDKIPSDLLDLVDGLHFHTLCEQGSDDLETTLKAVEAQFGSYLHEVKWLNMGGGHHITREGYDVNLLISEIKRIRETYNLEVYIEPGEAIALNAGYLATEVLDIVENGMEILVLDASATCHMPDVLEMPYRPPLINGFEAQEKAHTYRLSSNTCLTGDVIGDYSFENPVQIGDRLYFEDMAIYSFVKNNTFNGIGLPSLYLMDDQGDCSLVKAFGYQDFKGRLS, from the coding sequence ATGAAGTTAGAACAAGTACCAACGCCAGCCTATGTCATTGACTTGGCCAAGTTAGAAGCTAATTGCCGCATTCTACAATATGTTCAAGAAGAAGCTGGTTGCAAGGTTTTACTTGCCCAGAAGGCATACTCCCTCTACAAAACCTATCCCTTGATTAGCAAGTATCTATCTGGTACGACAGCCAGTGGACTCTATGAAACTAAGCTAGCTAGAGAAGAATTTCCAGGAGAAGTCCATGTATTTGCGCCTGCTTTCAAGGATGCAGACTTGGAGGAATTGCTGGAGATAACGGACCATATCGTCTTTAACTCAGAGAGACAGTTGCGTAAACACGGGCCTCGTTGTCGAGAGGCTGGTGTCAGTGTTGGTTTGCGCCTCAACCCTCTGTGTTCAACTCAAGGAGATCATGCGCTCTATGATCCTTGTGCACCTGGCTCCCGTTTTGGAGTTACCCTAGACAAGATACCGAGTGATTTACTAGATCTAGTTGATGGACTTCATTTTCATACTCTTTGCGAGCAAGGCTCGGATGATTTAGAGACAACTTTGAAAGCTGTAGAAGCGCAGTTCGGTTCTTACTTACATGAGGTCAAATGGCTCAATATGGGGGGCGGACACCACATCACAAGAGAAGGTTACGATGTGAATTTGCTGATTTCAGAAATCAAGCGTATCCGAGAAACTTACAATCTTGAAGTCTATATCGAGCCGGGTGAAGCCATTGCGCTCAATGCTGGTTATCTAGCGACTGAAGTATTGGATATTGTCGAAAACGGTATGGAAATCTTGGTTTTAGACGCCTCTGCGACCTGCCATATGCCTGATGTACTTGAGATGCCCTATCGTCCACCTTTGATAAATGGCTTTGAGGCACAGGAAAAAGCCCATACCTATAGACTTTCTTCCAATACTTGTCTGACGGGCGATGTGATTGGTGATTATAGCTTTGAAAATCCAGTCCAAATCGGTGATAGACTTTATTTTGAAGACATGGCTATTTACTCATTTGTTAAAAATAACACCTTTAATGGTATTGGATTGCCAAGTCTCTATCTCATGGACGATCAGGGTGACTGTAGCTTAGTCAAAGCCTTCGGCTATCAAGATTTTAAAGGGAGATTATCATGA
- a CDS encoding aminotransferase class I/II-fold pyridoxal phosphate-dependent enzyme, translating into MKELDQNQAPIYEALVKLRKKRIVPFDVPGHKRGRGNPELVELLGEKCVGIDVNSMKPLDNLGHPISIIRDAEKLAADAFGAAHAFLMIGGTTSSVQTMILSTCKAGDKIILPRNVHKSAINALVLCGAIPIYIEMSVNPKIGIALGLENDRVAQAIKDHPDAKAILINNPTYYGICSDLKGLTEMAHEAGMMVLVDEAHGAHLHFTDKLPISAMDAGADMAAVSMHKSGGSLTQSSLLLIGEQMNPEYVRQIINLTQSTSASYLLMASLDISRRNLALRGKESFEKVIELSEYARREINAIGDYYAYSKELIDGVSVCDFDVTKLSVYTQGIGLTGIEVYDLLRDEYDIQIEFGDIGNILAYISIGDRIQDIERLVGALADIKRLYSRDGKDLIAGEYIQPELVLSPQEAFYSERKSLSLDESVGQVCGEFVMCYPPGIPILAPGERITREIVDYIQFAKERGCSLQGTEDPEVNHINVIKRKEN; encoded by the coding sequence TTGAAAGAGTTAGATCAAAACCAAGCCCCAATTTATGAGGCCTTGGTGAAGTTACGCAAGAAAAGAATTGTTCCCTTTGATGTACCAGGTCACAAACGCGGACGAGGAAATCCAGAACTTGTCGAACTGTTAGGTGAAAAATGCGTTGGCATTGATGTTAATTCGATGAAACCCTTGGATAATCTTGGTCACCCCATTTCGATTATTAGAGATGCCGAGAAACTGGCTGCGGATGCTTTTGGAGCAGCCCATGCCTTTCTCATGATTGGTGGAACAACCTCATCGGTGCAGACTATGATTCTGTCAACCTGCAAGGCAGGAGATAAGATTATTTTACCACGAAATGTCCATAAATCTGCTATCAATGCGCTGGTTCTATGTGGTGCTATTCCCATCTATATAGAGATGAGTGTAAATCCTAAGATTGGTATCGCTTTAGGTCTTGAAAATGACCGAGTAGCACAGGCAATAAAGGACCATCCAGATGCCAAGGCCATTTTGATTAACAATCCTACTTACTACGGAATCTGTTCAGACCTTAAAGGTTTAACGGAAATGGCTCATGAAGCTGGCATGATGGTTTTAGTAGATGAGGCCCACGGAGCACACTTACATTTTACTGATAAACTTCCAATTTCTGCTATGGATGCAGGTGCTGATATGGCAGCAGTTTCCATGCATAAGTCTGGTGGGAGTTTGACTCAAAGCTCGCTTCTTTTAATCGGGGAGCAGATGAATCCTGAATACGTACGTCAGATTATCAATCTTACCCAGTCAACATCCGCCTCTTACTTGTTGATGGCTAGTTTAGATATTTCGCGTCGCAATTTGGCTCTTCGTGGTAAAGAGTCGTTTGAGAAGGTCATTGAGCTATCCGAGTATGCTCGTCGTGAAATCAATGCCATAGGTGACTACTATGCCTACTCAAAAGAGTTAATAGACGGTGTTTCGGTTTGTGATTTTGATGTGACCAAGCTGTCAGTTTACACTCAGGGTATTGGCTTAACAGGTATCGAGGTTTATGACCTCCTACGAGACGAATACGACATTCAGATTGAGTTTGGTGATATTGGCAATATCTTGGCCTATATTTCGATTGGTGATCGTATCCAAGACATCGAGCGCTTAGTCGGTGCTTTGGCTGATATCAAGAGACTTTATTCACGAGATGGGAAGGACTTGATAGCTGGAGAATATATTCAGCCCGAGTTAGTGCTGTCTCCACAAGAAGCCTTCTATTCAGAGAGAAAAAGTTTGTCTTTAGACGAATCTGTTGGACAGGTCTGTGGAGAATTTGTCATGTGCTATCCTCCAGGGATTCCTATCTTGGCTCCTGGTGAACGCATTACACGTGAAATTGTAGACTATATCCAATTTGCCAAGGAACGTGGTTGCTCCCTCCAAGGGACGGAAGATCCTGAGGTCAATCACATCAACGTCATTAAGAGAAAGGAGAACTAG